The Salvia miltiorrhiza cultivar Shanhuang (shh) chromosome 1, IMPLAD_Smil_shh, whole genome shotgun sequence genome has a window encoding:
- the LOC130994292 gene encoding very-long-chain aldehyde decarbonylase GL1-9-like produces the protein MVFWEGYASDETMGTFAPLVVYWLYAGFYQLLPRLDKYRLHTTTEENEKNLVPLGSVIKGVLLQQFFQAVVAELLFLITSNASSSGNIVQPSLPVQVVQFVIAMLVMDTWQYFVHRYMHQNKFLYRHIHSQHHKLVVPYAIGALYNHPLEGLLLDTFGGAISFLVSGMTARTAVFFFCFAVIKTVDDHCGLRLPGNIFHLLFQNNTAYHDIHHQLQGTKFNYSQPFFPLWDKLLGTYVPYTLVKRPEGGYEARLKRD, from the exons ATGGTGTTCTGGGAAGGATACGCGAGTGATGAAACAATGGGGACGTTTGCTCCGCTTGTGGTGTACTGGTTGTATGCTGGGTTTTATCAGCTCCTCCCTCGGTTAGATAAGTATAGGTTGCACACCACAACAGAAGAAAACGAGAAGAATTTGGTGCCGTTGGGATCTGTGATCAAGGGTGTTCTCCTTCAGCAATTTTTCCAGGCTGTTGTTGCTGAATTGCTCTTCTTG ATAACTTCAAATGCAAGTTCTTCTGGGAACATTGTCCAACCCTCTCTTCCTGTTCAAGTCGTGCAATTTGTAATTGCTATGCTGGTTATGGATACATGGCAGTACTTTGTGCATCGGTACATGCACCAAAACAAGTTTCTCTACCGACACATACACTCTCAGCATCATAAATTAGTGGTCCCTTACGCCATCGGGGCTCTCTACAACCATCCGCTGGAAGGCCTTCTACTAGACACATTTGGTGGTGCTATATCCTTCCTCGTTTCTGGAATGACTGCACGCACTGCTGTTTTCTTCTTCTGTTTTGCTGTGATCAAGACCGTTGACGATCACTGTGGGCTCCGGCTGCCAGGCAATATCTTCCATCTACTTTTCCAGAACAACACCGCTTACCATGACATCCACCACCAGCTCCAAGGTACGAAATTCAACTATTCTCAACCGTTCTTCCCCTTATGGGACAAACTGCTTGGGACGTACGTGCCATATACACTAGTAAAGCGGCCCGAAGGAGGTTATGAGGCGAGGCTGAAAAGAGATTAG
- the LOC130993862 gene encoding pentatricopeptide repeat-containing protein At1g34160-like, translating to MAYVESILQKCTSFPQIRQLHAHLLVTGLFRLHYSRSKFIDFCATSSAATLPYSAAIFRSVPTPLTNDWNALIRGHAQSHHPINAITCYLLMSRATCKSDALTCSFFLKACARALAPIESFQMHAHVLKLGFDADVLLQTTLLDAYAKFGDLDSACKVFDKMTKRDIASWNALISGLAQGNQPHEALKLFDKMTQSNMMPNEVTVLGALAACAQLGAIGEGERVCDYIKINRFDENVIVCNAVIDMYAKCGMVEKAYSVFEGMRCCKSIITWNTMIMAFAMDGDGEKAMELLSRMGGAGAAPDDVTFLAALCACNHSGMVEEGLRLFESMEDHGVRGNMKHYGSVVDLLGRAGRLEKAFDIAESMPMPPDAVLWQTLLGAAKTHGNVEMAEMASRRLAEMGSSACGDFVLLSNVYAAHSRWGDVGRVREAMRKKKVKKVPGFSYIEMNGAIFQFYNGDKSHPNWREIYGKVEEITCRIREFGYEAETNYVLHDIENEEKENALCYHSEKLALAFGLISGKEGSVISINKNLRICGDCHVVMKLVSKLYDTEIIVRDRTRFHRFKEGSCSCKDFW from the coding sequence ATGGCCTACGTCGAATCGATCTTGCAGAAATGCACCTCCTTCCCCCAAATCCGGCAGCTCCACGCCCACCTCCTCGTCACCGGCCTCTTCCGCCTCCACTACTCCCGCTCCAAGTTCATCGACTTCTGCGCCACCTCCTCCGCCGCCACCCTGCCCTACAGCGCCGCCATCTTCCGCTCCGTCCCCACCCCCCTGACCAACGACTGGAACGCCCTCATCCGCGGCCACGCGCAGAGCCACCACCCCATCAACGCAATCACATGTTACCTCCTCATGTCGCGCGCCACCTGCAAATCCGACGCCCTCACCTGCTCCTTCTTCCTCAAGGCCTGCGCCCGCGCATTAGCCCCGATCGAGTCCTTCCAGATGCACGCACACGTGCTGAAATTAGGGTTCGACGCGGATGTTCTCCTGCAGACCACGCTGCTCGACGCCTACGCCAAATTTGGGGATTTGGATAGCGCGTGCAAGGTGTTTGATAAAATGACTAAGAGGGATATCGCGAGCTGGAACGCCTTGATCTCTGGGCTGGCGCAGGGGAATCAGCCGCATGAAGCGCTGAAGCTGTTTGATAAGATGACTCAATCGAATATGATGCCGAACGAGGTCACTGTCTTAGGCGCGCTGGCCGCGTGCGCTCAGCTTGGGGCCATCGGAGAGGGAGAAAGAGTGTGtgattacataaaaattaaccgATTTGATGAGAATGTGATTGTGTGCAATGCCGTGATTGACATGTACGCGAAATGCGGGATGGTAGAGAAGGCGTATAGCGTCTTCGAGGGCATGAGGTGTTGCAAAAGCATAATCACATGGAACACGATGATCATGGCGTTTGCAATGGACGGCGACGGAGAGAAAGCAATGGAGCTCTTGAGCCGCATGGGCGGGGCAGGGGCGGCGCCGGATGATGTCACTTTCTTGGCAGCATTGTGTGCCTGCAACCATTCAGGGATGGTGGAGGAAGGGCTGCGCCTCTTCGAATCCATGGAGGACCACGGCGTGAGGGGGAACATGAAGCACTACGGGAGCGTGGTGGATCTGCTGGGGCGAGCGGGGAGATTGGAGAAGGCGTTCGACATCGCCGAGTCCATGCCCATGCCACCGGATGCCGTGCTGTGGCAGACCCTCCTAGGCGCTGCAAAGACGCACGGGAACGTGGAGATGGCGGAGATGGCATCAAGGAGGCTCGCGGAGATGGGGTCGAGCGCGTGTGGGGACTTTGTGCTGCTGTCGAACGTGTACGCTGCACATTCGAGGTGGGGCGACGTGGGGAGGGTGAGGGAGgcgatgaggaagaagaaggtcAAGAAGGTGCCCGGGTTCAGCTACATTGAGATGAATGGTGCCATATTCCAGTTCTACAATGGCGACAAAAGCCATCCAAATTGGAGAGAGATATATGGGAAAGTGGAAGAGATTACTTGTAGAATTAGAGAATTTGGGTATGAGGCGGAAACTAACTATGTGTTGCAtgatatagagaatgaagagaAGGAGAATGCGTTGTGTTATCACAGTGAGAAATTGGCTTTGGCCTTTGGTTTGATCAGTGGAAAGGAGGGGAGTGTGATTAGCATTAATAAGAATCTTAGGATATGTGGGGATTGCCATGTGGTGATGAAGCTTGTTTCCAAATTGTATGATACAGAGATTATTGTGAGGGATCGCACGAGATTCCACAGATTCAAGGAGGGCTCTTGTTCTTGTAAAGATTTTTGGTGA
- the LOC130994395 gene encoding uncharacterized protein LOC130994395 isoform X1 — MEGNPNIELVNSLQAQMESLRERINQLETENAKLSRQLSVCVCQKIAVSDKTPVDCSSSIGEMEMLKLDEIGLLNRSKDKEPAAGGNAMALHHLPKRYVALKVMYFGQRFYGFASEAQMDPTIESEIFKALHKTRLVSGDRKELQYSRCGRTDKGVRLLAK; from the exons ATGGAAGGAAACCCCAACATCGAACTCGTCAACTCGCTGCAAGCTCAAATGGAATCTCTCCGAGAAAGGATAAAC CAACTAGAGACCGAGAATGCTAAGCTCTCTCGTCAGCTCTCCGTTTGCGTCTGCCAGAAG ATTGCAGTGAGTGATAAAACTCCTGTAGACTGCAGTAGTTCAATTGGGGAAATGGAGATGCTGAAATTGGATGAAATCGGTTTGCTAAACAGATCAAAAGATAAAGAACCAG CTGCAGGCGGCAATGCGATGGCCTTGCATCATTTACCGAAGCGATATGTTGCTTTAAAAGTTATGTATTTTGGCCAGAG ATTTTACGGTTTTGCTTCAGAGGCACAGATGGATCCAACAATAGAG TCAGAAATTTTTAAGGCCCTTCACAAGACAAGGTTAGTATCTGGTGATAGGAAGGAATTGCAATACTCAAGATGTGGCAGAACTGACAAGGGAGTTCGTCTGTTGGCCAA GTAA
- the LOC130994395 gene encoding uncharacterized protein LOC130994395 isoform X2, with the protein MEGNPNIELVNSLQAQMESLRERINQLETENAKLSRQLSVCVCQKIAVSDKTPVDCSSSIGEMEMLKLDEIGLLNRSKDKEPGGNAMALHHLPKRYVALKVMYFGQRFYGFASEAQMDPTIESEIFKALHKTRLVSGDRKELQYSRCGRTDKGVRLLAK; encoded by the exons ATGGAAGGAAACCCCAACATCGAACTCGTCAACTCGCTGCAAGCTCAAATGGAATCTCTCCGAGAAAGGATAAAC CAACTAGAGACCGAGAATGCTAAGCTCTCTCGTCAGCTCTCCGTTTGCGTCTGCCAGAAG ATTGCAGTGAGTGATAAAACTCCTGTAGACTGCAGTAGTTCAATTGGGGAAATGGAGATGCTGAAATTGGATGAAATCGGTTTGCTAAACAGATCAAAAGATAAAGAACCAG GCGGCAATGCGATGGCCTTGCATCATTTACCGAAGCGATATGTTGCTTTAAAAGTTATGTATTTTGGCCAGAG ATTTTACGGTTTTGCTTCAGAGGCACAGATGGATCCAACAATAGAG TCAGAAATTTTTAAGGCCCTTCACAAGACAAGGTTAGTATCTGGTGATAGGAAGGAATTGCAATACTCAAGATGTGGCAGAACTGACAAGGGAGTTCGTCTGTTGGCCAA GTAA
- the LOC131010184 gene encoding uncharacterized protein LOC131010184: MVYVAQQNCTLGGNFVGRFDFDQDRFGFLDLEEEIQKLGYVSWKRLVYKVPRLEVFKSLKDDKDVMQMLSHVSNGNEVLHIYVDGGKKVEGNVDDNKLQNESNGGEENDSEYVFSDGEEVTDDNMSAEVLYSEDDEYLEAIKSVRGNSTKGILDDVLGFSTGEGGFSDYENSDEDIYSSSTDDEGERFRQKIKRIVYDPKCDHKNLRITIGMKFQDGYQAREALKTNAIENGWQIHFKRVTKNQMEAYCTSPCKWRCYGSLVTLDDSFIIKIVEGVHTCPRAMRNKQVSSSWIAKKYLNVFRVRPEITVKELGKDILERYACHTTIWKLYKAKDKAIEQLRGSVEQHYAKLRSYILELLRVDREGRFELKLDVGAIFKGIYIGFSTLKKGFNVGCRRVIGLDGAFLKTYLGGVLLCAIGKDGNESDILMEELGLRDGLGITFISDQQKGLINAIQDLAPFATHRNCARHVYSNWKKNPQRGNIEEYLLESG, translated from the exons ATGGTTTATGTG GCCCAACAAAATTGTACGCTAGGGGGCAATTTTGTTGGTCGATTTGACTTTGATCAAGATAGATTTGGATTTCTAGATTTAGAAGAGGAAATCCAAAAGCTGGGGTATGTTTCTTGGAAACGATTAGTCTACAAAGTACCAAGACTTGAAGTGTTTAAAAGCCTTAAGGATGATAAAGATGTGATGCAAATGCTATCACATGTTTCTAATGGAAATGAAGTGCTTCATATATATGTTGATGGTGGGAAAAAAGTTGAGGGTAATGTAGATGACAATAAACTGCAAAATGAATCTAATGGTGGGGAAGAGAATGACTCAGAGTATGTGTTTTCTGATGGCGAAGAAGTTACTGATGATAATATGAGTGCAGAAGTGCTTTATTCGGAAGATGATGAATACCTAGAAGCAATTAAAAGTGTGAGGGGTAATTCTACGAAGGGCATTTTGGATGATGTATTAGGATTTTCTACAGGTGAAGGGGGTTTCTCTGATTATGAGAACTCTGATGAAGATATATATTCATCTTCAACTGATGACGAAGGAGAAAGGTTTAGACAAAAAATCAAGAGGATTGTTTATGATCCCAAATGTGATCATAAAAATCTTCGAATCACAATTGGGATGAAGTTTCAGGATGGATATCAAGCTAGAGAGGCTTTAAAAACTAATGCAATTGAGAATGGATGGCAAATTCACTTCAAAAGGGTAActaagaatcaaatggaagcatattgcacatcaccttgcAAGTGGAGGTGTTATGGGAGCTTGGTGACATTAGATGACTCTTTTATTATTAAGATTGTTGAGGGGGTTCATACTTGTCCTAGAGCTATGAGAAATAAACAGGTGAGTTCTAGTTGGATAGCTAAAAAATATCTCAATGTCTTTCGAGTTAGGCCGGAGATCACAGTGAAAGAGTTAGGgaaggacattctggaaagataTGCTTGCCATACAACAATCTGGAAATTGTATAAAGCAAAAGATAAGGCAATTGAACAGTTAAGAGGCTCGGTGGAGCAACACTATGCTAAACTTAGGAGTTACATACTAGAGTTACTTAGGGTGGACAGAGAAGGAAGATTTGAACTAAAGTTGGATGTTGGGGCTATTTTCAAGGGAATTTATATTGGGTTTAGTACACTGAAAAAGGGCTTTAATGTTGGATGTAGGAGAGTGATTGGACTGGATGGGGCATTCCTAAAAACTTATTTGGGAGGAGTGTtgttatgtgctattgggaaaGATGGAAACGAATCAGAT ATTTTGATGGAGGAATTGGGCCTGCGAGATGGTCTTGGGATCACTTTTATAAGTGATCAACAAAAG GGACTTATTAATGCAATTCAAGATTTAGCCCCATTTGCTACACACAGAAATTGTGCTCGTCATGTCTATTCTAATTGGAAAAAAAACCCACAAAGGGGCAACATTGAAGAATATCTTTTGGAAAGTGGTTAG
- the LOC131010195 gene encoding uncharacterized protein LOC131010195: MEKENAVAHEDFIGRDPKKFCKAFIEPAVVCDMILNNVSETFNGYILNARGKHLIHMLEEIRTSLMERQYRKLEEVRGNNDLLCPSIRKKLDKLNMDSRFCITHPALGGKFEVDLNEDRFVVDVGTRSCTCRQWDITGIPCPHGCAVINFLKEDVAGYVHEYYSLAKYKDAYAYGLPPLNGEKMWPRAEGYPVKPPLVKKMPGRPKKKRKRDPLETNPSNSNRLRKICKMTCQKCFQQGHNSRGCKNQPIEKPTATQGKRGRPRKVQVPESGLLSAEKARASTPNSRPRTDKAVLVQEKKKAGQGNS; encoded by the exons ATGGAGAAGGAAAATGCTGTAGCTCATGAAGATTTCATAGGAAGAGATCCTAAGAAATTTTGTAAGGCATTCATTGAACCTGCTGTAGTTTGTGATATGATTCTGAATAATGTTAGTGAAACCTTCAATGGTTATATACTTAATGCCAGAGGAAAGCATTTGATTCACATGTTGGAGGAGATTAGAACATCTCTAATGGAGAGGCAATATAGGAAATTGGAAGAGGTGAGGGGCAACAATGATTTACTATGTCCATCTATTCGAAAGAAACTTGATAAGTTGAATATGGATAGTCGATTTTGTATCACACATCCTGCTTTAGGGGGAAAATTTGAGGTAGATTTAAATGAGGATCGATTTGTAGTTGATGTTGGGACTAGGTCATGTACTTGTAGACAATGGGATATAACAGGCATTCCTTGTCCTCATGGATGTGCTGTGATTAATTTCCTCAAAGAAGATGTTGCTGGTTATGTGCATGAGTATTACTCTTTGGCTAAATATAAGGATGCTTATGCATATGGGTTGCCACCATTGAATGGTGAGAAGATGTGGCCAAGAGCAGAGGGGTATCCTGTCAAACCACCTTTGGTGAAGAAGATGCCTGGTAGgccaaagaaaaagagaaaaagagaccCGTTAGAAACGAACCCTTCAAATTCAAACAGGCTTAGGAAAATTTGTAAAATGACATGTCAAAAGTGTTTTCAACAAGGGCATAATAGCCGAGGATGCAAAAATCAACCTATTGAGAAGCCGACCGCGACACAG GGAAAACGAGGCAGACCTCGCAAAGTACAAGTACCAGAAAGTGGTTTGTTAAGTGCTGAAAAAGCCAGAGCATCTACTCCAAATTCAAGGCCACGAACAGACAAAGCTGTACTTGtacaagaaaaaaagaaagctGGACAAG GCAACTCATGA
- the LOC130993686 gene encoding uncharacterized protein LOC130993686 gives MLDAADTPLYAGCDTYSQLSWMTQFMSIKTESHMSERTYNQMSSMMKAALPEGNNCPEDFYSTKRNLRGLGLPVEKIDCCVNNCMLYWGETSELHSCMFCDQSRYKDSLRASGSRRKKQVPAKQMHYFPLTPRLQRLFASPATAEHMRWHATSTDDGIMRHPADSPAWKHLNSVFPGFADEIRNVRLGLSTDGFAPFAQSGRQYSSWPVIVTPYNLPPWLCMKEQFMFLTVLVPGPSNPKMKLDVFLQPLIHELKSLWEVGVNTYDISLKQNFQMRAALIWTISDFPAYAMLSGWGTAGKLACPHCMENTEAFTLPMSGKQSWFDNHRKFLPPNHVFRRNKTSFLKNKTCNVGPPEQRSGIQILNQIEGLGFVKVTEDFDGRNAQLAKYQDVGWKKKSIFWDLPYWRYLLIRHNLDVMHIEKNVFDNVFNTVLNVKGKTKDTEKSREELNTFCKRKELKKVDGTRGYPKACYTLDREEKKILLQWIKSLKFPDGYVSNISRCVDMNALKMHNMKSHDCHVFMQILLPVAFKELLPKNVWEAITELSFFFRELTSRNVAIYDMRILSEKIDVTLCKLERIFPPSLFDSMEHLPVHLADEARLAGPVQYRWMYPFERYLRTLKNHIKNKAKVEASIANAYLHAEMSTFSSFYFEDQISTKWTTLPRNIEMPVAENDDPLCLAIFKPIGRSLGRGTKRYMDEREWHAAHMYILSNCAEVAETYSKIFKEEKRYANPYMTDAEFEVAFHNEFILWFNHYVCRPCNDELNPYIRSLAAGPLREIETYSGYFVNGYRFHTTDHDRESATVNSGVCIKGSVYGSDRDVLDFYGRLQEVCVLEYPGYPIKQTVLFNCEWFDLSAQGTSIDTDFKLVSLNHTRRYRKYDPFVLASQVVQVFYCPYPSTNQSKKNWWSACKVNARSKVEVSTAASTSTLDQPFQEEVVTIMPTHTSVGIEQPLLLHPLGGVVEIEDDDEAEDDDSPLTSNDSDDDSSDAYE, from the exons atgttggatgcagcggatactccattgtacgcaggatgtgacacgtactcacaattaagttggatgactcaattcatgagcataaagactgaaagccacatgtcagagaggacttacaatcagatgtcttcgatgatgaaagctgctttaccagagggtaacaactgtccagaagacttctatagtacgaaaagaaatctacgtggtttgggtttgccagtagagaagattgattgctgtgttaataactgcatgttgtattggggggaaactagtgagctacatagttgtatgttctgtgaccaatcacgatataaggacagcttgcgtgcatctgggagtcgcagaaagaaacaagtgcccgctaaacagatgcactattttcccttgacgccccgattgcagagattgtttgcatctcctgcaactgctgaacatatgcggtggcatgcgacctccacagacgatgggataatgcgccacccggccgactctccggcatggaaacatttgaattcagtctttcctggattcgccgatGAGATTAGAAATGTGAGgttgggcctctctacagatggttttgccccatttgcacaatcagggcgtcaatattcttcttggccagttattgtcacgccgtataacctgcctccgtggttgtgcatgaaagaacaattcatgttcctcacagtcctcgtgcctggcccatcaaacccaaagatgaagttggacgtattcttacagccattgatacacgagttaaaatctctgtgggaggttggtgtgaacacttacgacatatcgttgaagcaaaatttccagatgcgagcagctctgatatggactatcagtgattttccagcgtacgctatgttgtctgggtggggtacagctgggaaattggcatgtccacattgcatggagaatacagaagcattcactttgccgatgagtggaaaacaatcgtggtttgataatcatcggaagttcttacctcctaaccatgtgtttaggagaaacaaaacttcattcttgaagaataagacatgcaatgttggtccaccagaacaaagatcaggaatacaaatcttgaatcaaatcgaggggttaggcttcgtgaaggttaccgaagacttcgatggcaggaacgctcaactcgccaaatatcaagatgtagggtggaaaaagaaaagcatattttgggatctaccctattggagatatcttttgattcgacataatctggatgttatgcacattgagaaaaatgtgtttgataacgtgtttaatactgtcctgaatgtgaaggggaagacaaaagatacagaaaaatctagagaagaattgaacaccttctgcaagcggaaagagttgaagaaagtggatggaactcgagggtatccgaaagcatgttatacgcttgacagggaagagaagaagatcttactccaatggatcaagagtcttaagtttcccgatgggtacgtgtcaaatattagtagatgcgttgacatgaacgccctgaagatgcacaacatgaaaagtcacgactgtcacgtgttcatgcaaatccttctgcctgttgcatttaaagaacttcttcctaagaatgtttgggaggcaattacagagttaagtttcttcttcagagaattaacatcccgcaacgtggccatatatgacatgagaatactgagtgagaagatagatgttactctttgcaaacttgagcgtatcttcccgcctagtttatttgattcaatggagcacctaccagttcatttggcagatgaggcacgattggctggtccagtgcaatatcggtggatgtatccttttgaaagatatttgaggacattaaaaaatcatataaagaacaaagccaaggttgaggcgtccatcgccaatgcatacttacatgcagaaatgtcaaccttctcttcgttttactttgaagatcaaatatctacaaagtggacaactttgcctcgcaatattgagatgcccgttgctgaaaatgatgatcctctttgtctcgccatattcaaacctattgggcgttcacttggccgagggacgaagagatacatggatgagcgcgaatggcatgctgcacacatgtatattttgagcaattgtgcagaggttgcagagacatatagcaa gatcttcaaggaggaaaaacgatatgcaaatccttacatgactgatgcagagtttgaagtcgcgtttcacaacgagtttattctgtggtttaaccattac gtttgtcgtccttgtaacgacgagttgaacccttatattaggtcgcttgcagctggaccattaagggagattgaaacatactccggctatttcgtgaatggctacaggtttcacacaactgatcatgatagagagagtgcgactgtgaacagtggcgtttgcataaaaggttcggtctatggtagtgatagagatgtgctagacttttatgggcgtctgcaagaggtttgcgtgctggagtatccggggtatccaattaagcagacagtcttgttcaactgtgaatggtttgacttgtcggctcagggaacttctattgatacagacttcaagttagtttcactgaaccacacacgaagatataggaagtatgatccctttgttttggcgagtcaagtagttcaagtgttttactgtccctatcccagtacgaaccaatcaaagaaaaattggtggtcagcatgcaaagtcaacgcaagatctaaggttgaagtgtctactgcagcatctacatcaacattagatcaaccatttcaagaagaagtggttactattatgcctactcacacaagtgtaggcattgaacaaccacttctccttcatcccctcggtggagtcgttgagattgaagatgacgatgaagcagaagacgatgattccccgttgacatctaacgatagtgatgatgatagtagtgatgcttatgaataa
- the LOC130994356 gene encoding uncharacterized protein LOC130994356, with the protein MSEPDGEGTGISRHVGGSQSTRILQQYMSLDPGTPQDAPNYATFLRLHTYADGSYTSERDARIDAEVHRLAAATGRQERLDEVYLEVVQIDRSRIYGVGSAGQSQASRGSIRSTGTSAVSQQLYETRISTLEERLAAEQAQRQQIEERMAAEQAERQQMQDRVAQLEAFMRMYNAPPPPHPDADDDDDDDDA; encoded by the exons atgtccgagcccgatggggagggtacagggatcagtaggcacgtgggcgggtcccagtcgactcgtatcctgcagcagtatatg agcttggatcctggtactccccaggatgcaccgaactatgccaccttcctccgcctccacacgtacgccgacggaagttatacgtcggagagagatgctagaattgac gccgaggttcatcgactggccgctgccacaggacgacaggagcggctagacgaggtgtatttggaggtggtgcaaattgataggtcacggatctacggcgtcgggagtgccgggcagagtcaggctagtagggggtctatccgcagcacgggcacttctgcggtgtctcagcagctttatgagacacggatctccacgctggaggagcgattggcggcagagcaagcacaacgccaacagatagaggagcgcatggcggcagagcaagcagaacgccaacagatgcaggaccgcgtggctcaattggaggcgtttatgaggatgtataatgctccgccacctccacaccctgatgccgatgatgatgatgatgatgatgatgcttag